CGACGCGGTGCTGATAGAGGAGGTCGATCGCTTCGACCCCGAGCCGCCTGAGCGAGCCCTCGGCGGCCTGCTTGATGTGCCCGGGCCGGCTGTCGAGGCCCACCCACTTCGGGCCGCCGTTCGGATCGAGCTCGAACCCGAACTTGGTCGCAATCACCACCTGCCCTCGAAACGGCGCGAGCGCTTCGCCGACGAGTGCTTCGTTGTTGAACGGACCGTAGACTTCCGCGGTATCGAAGAACGTTACGCCGCGGTCGACGGCCGATCGCAGCAGCGAGACCATCTCCTGCCGGTCCGGAGCCGGACCGTAGGAAAAGGTCATGCCCATGCAGCCGAGTCCGAGCGCGGACACTTCCAGGTTGCTCCTGCCAAGCTTGCGTTTCTGCATTGCTTCTCGTTCCTCCACATCTAGAGTATCGGCCGGGTGCCCGCCTGGCTAGTCGGTAAGGTCGACAGAGGTCAGTGAGTGCAATCCACCCGCTGCCCGCGGCCACACGATTCGAGAACTGGAGGAGCGGATTGGTGTGCGCCGCCTGCCCGGACGACGACACGCGGCGTTGCGCCGACGGACACGGGAGAGCCCCGGCGCGGACCGAGCGCGCCTGCCACGGTGTCGCCGCATCCTCCCGATCGGGATGCCACCCCGGATGCACAAGTTTTCGTCTGGCCCTCAGCGAATTGCTTGCAACTCCCCCGCCCCGGTGTTATGACAGTCCTCATACCGCGCAGTTGAAATCTCTCGGCCACCCGTACGGAGGTTTGCATGAAGCTCGTGCTCCGGCCTGGGACCACTGTAATCCACCTCGCGTTCCTGATCACCCTGGTCACGCTGGTCGCCGTGGACCCGGCTGTCGCGCAGACGTTTCGCGGCGGCATCCAGGGCACCATCACCGATTCGACCGGTGGCGCGCTGCCCGGAACGACGGTGACCTTGGTCAACGCGGCGACGAAGCTGACCCGAACGATCGTCACCGACAAGGAGGGGAAGTACTTCGTCACCGAACTGCCTCTCGGCGAGTATTCCGTGACCGCCGAACTCTCCGGCTTCGGTTCGCAGACGCTCACCGGGATCCGCGTCGTGGTGGGCGGCAACCAGCGAGTGAATCTGCAGCTCAGCCCGGGCGGCCTGCAGGAGCGCGTGGAGGTGGCGGCCACCGCGCCGCTCGTGGACACGACGGGCAACACGATGGGCGGCACGATCGACGCCGCGGAGGCGGCGCAGTTGCCGCTCAACGGGGGCGATTTCACGAAGCTCCTGGTGCTGCTCCCGGGCTCGGTCGGCGACCCGAGCGGCGCGATGGACTCGCCCGGATCGTTCGGCCTCTTCAGCATGAACGGGAGCCGTGGCCGGTCGAACAACTACCTGCTCGACGGGACCGACATGAACGACGGCTACCGGAACCTGCCGGCCATCAACGAAGGCGGCGTCTTCGGCACGCCGGCGACCGTGCTCCCGGTGGACGCGGTGGCCGAGATTCGCGTGCTGTCGGGCGCGCAGGCCGAGTTCGGCCGCAACTCCGGCGGCGTAGTGACCATCGTCACCAAGTCGGGATCGAACGCGATTGCCGGCACCGGGTACGAACGCTTCCGGAACGACAGCCTCGACTCGCGCAACTTCTTCAACCCCGAGCCGCAGCCGAAGAACACCTTCCGCAACAATCAGTTCGGTTTCTCGCTGGGCGGTCCCGTCGTCCGCGACAAGACGTTCTGGTTCGCGGCGTACGAGGGTCAGCGCGAGAACGTCGGCCTGCCGAGCCTCAGCCGGGTGCCGAGCCCGTCAGCGCTGTCCACCGCCACCAACCCGATCATCAAGAAACTCGTCGCGCTCAATCCCTGGCCGGCGCCGAACGTGGCCGGCGCGGGGCCCGACGAGCCGAACCTGCTGGCGACGACCAACGCGCGGAACCGCGTGGACAGCCTGATTCTCAAGCTCGACCAGCACATCGGCAACGCCGACCTGTTCACCGGCCGCTACTTCCTTGGCGACAGCGACCAGAGCTTCCCGCTCGCCGTCCTCGGCGGGAACGTCCTGCCCGGCTACAACACGGTGACCCCGACGCGCGTGCAGATCGTCTCGCTGTCGTTCATCCACTCCTTCTCGCCGCGACTCCTGATGGAGGCGCGCGGCGGCTACAACCGGTTCGTCGAAAGTTTCCTCCCCGAGGACGGGACGTTCGATCCGAACTCGATCGGACTGAACACCGGCGTGTCCTCCAAGGACTTCGGCCTGCCGCAGTTCCGCATCACCGGCTATGCGCCGATCGGCACCAACGCGTCGGTGCCGCGCGGGCGGACGGACACCAACCTGCACGCGGTGCTGGCGTTCGCCTACAGCGCGGGCCGGCACAACGTGAAGGCCGGGTACGAATTCCGCCGCACCACGGTGGACGGGTATTTCGACGCGGGCTACCGCGGCGTCCTGAATTTCGGCAGTCTGGACGACTTCCTCGCGGGCAACGTGGCCAGCGGGCGGCAGGTGATCGGGGACTCGCAGCGCGTCACGTCCCAGAGCAGCCACGGTCTGTACCTCCAGGACAACTTCGCGGTCAGCCCGAAGCTGACGCTCAACTATGGCCTGCGATGGGACTACATGGGAGTGCTCGGCGAGCAGTCGAACCGCCTCAGCATCCTCGATCCCAAGAAGGGGCTGGTGCAGGTGGGATCGAGTGACCTCGCCGCCCTGTATCCGCGCGACCTGGCGAATTTCGGCCCGCGAGTCAGCGTCGTCTGGGACCCGAGCGGCCAGGGCCAGACCGTCGCACGCGCGAGCTGGGGCGTGTTCTTCGACTCGTATTCTCAGGACTACTTCGTCGGTCAGCTTCCGTTCAACACCTTCAACCCGGGGCCGGCCTACAACGGCATTGGCGCGTCACCGATCCTGTTCAGCTACTCGCCGACCGGCACTCTCGTACCGGGCAGCCCGGTATTCGAGCGTTCGTCGTTCGGTGCGTCGGACGTCTTCACGGTTTCGCAGGATCTGAAGACGCCGTACATGCACAACTTCAACGTCAACGTGGAACGACAGATCGGAAAGCACGCGGCGGTGCAGGTCGGATACGTGGGTTCGCTCGGACGCCGTCTCTACCGGTTCCGCGACATCAACCAGGCGGACTCCCGCACGGGCGCGCGCCCGTTCGACAACGGGCCGTTCGCCCCCGGGGGCGGCACGTTCGGATACGTCGATCAGTTCGAGTCGACGTCCGAATCGAAGTACAACGCGCTCCAGATGGTGTTCAACGTGCGGAACTGGCACGGCTTGACGTGGCGGGCCGACTACACCTGGTCGCACTCACAAGACAACGCGAGCGACGG
This DNA window, taken from Vicinamibacterales bacterium, encodes the following:
- a CDS encoding TonB-dependent receptor, producing the protein MKLVLRPGTTVIHLAFLITLVTLVAVDPAVAQTFRGGIQGTITDSTGGALPGTTVTLVNAATKLTRTIVTDKEGKYFVTELPLGEYSVTAELSGFGSQTLTGIRVVVGGNQRVNLQLSPGGLQERVEVAATAPLVDTTGNTMGGTIDAAEAAQLPLNGGDFTKLLVLLPGSVGDPSGAMDSPGSFGLFSMNGSRGRSNNYLLDGTDMNDGYRNLPAINEGGVFGTPATVLPVDAVAEIRVLSGAQAEFGRNSGGVVTIVTKSGSNAIAGTGYERFRNDSLDSRNFFNPEPQPKNTFRNNQFGFSLGGPVVRDKTFWFAAYEGQRENVGLPSLSRVPSPSALSTATNPIIKKLVALNPWPAPNVAGAGPDEPNLLATTNARNRVDSLILKLDQHIGNADLFTGRYFLGDSDQSFPLAVLGGNVLPGYNTVTPTRVQIVSLSFIHSFSPRLLMEARGGYNRFVESFLPEDGTFDPNSIGLNTGVSSKDFGLPQFRITGYAPIGTNASVPRGRTDTNLHAVLAFAYSAGRHNVKAGYEFRRTTVDGYFDAGYRGVLNFGSLDDFLAGNVASGRQVIGDSQRVTSQSSHGLYLQDNFAVSPKLTLNYGLRWDYMGVLGEQSNRLSILDPKKGLVQVGSSDLAALYPRDLANFGPRVSVVWDPSGQGQTVARASWGVFFDSYSQDYFVGQLPFNTFNPGPAYNGIGASPILFSYSPTGTLVPGSPVFERSSFGASDVFTVSQDLKTPYMHNFNVNVERQIGKHAAVQVGYVGSLGRRLYRFRDINQADSRTGARPFDNGPFAPGGGTFGYVDQFESTSESKYNALQMVFNVRNWHGLTWRADYTWSHSQDNASDGQDYVPNATQPDDSFHPEREWADSNFDTRHRFTLTFSYVLPTWSRAPRLTKGWGIDGVMTLASGQPYNLNYLFEGDFNGSGEFFGRPDVVGDPFAGTNSSDKFLNLAAFAVPCRWDANEGACVPGSGHFGNLGRNAYRGPGYRNIDIAISRNFSVLRHATLQLRVDVFNLLNVTNYSNPLMPNFSTDFLVNGIDAKTGRGIGYLALNATPDVAVGNPFLGGGGPRNVQLGVKITF